The Stigmatopora argus isolate UIUO_Sarg chromosome 16, RoL_Sarg_1.0, whole genome shotgun sequence genome has a window encoding:
- the ptpn13 gene encoding tyrosine-protein phosphatase non-receptor type 13 isoform X3 — MHVSLAEALEVRGGPLQEEEVWAVLSQSAESLQELFHKDPSAMGFIISPWSLLLMPSGNISFTDEYLTQQDLRAFTAPEVLEGNTLTSVSDIEKMHMYSLGMTLFWGADYEIPQSQPMKLGEHLNSLLLNMCDDVTLSRMSLRTVLDICSKHIRNSSCDPPFSYVRKLVRLVLGSLSQLDGLLTDRESLPERSKEIRERLRGKGLPSGRSAAPRVLERYRARSQEQSSLNRGLSRSMGSLSVHDTRQEDEGAALQFPQFDYHPDSEFPGEMGPTLVSFDHQHSYPYLHPLHPQQKGRPVELDRRSLPFHSADLRVAQTRKSWASSVDLACIDPEALRFGALEDARRGSSALSTQTIGRIKSAFGTSKERDSRYFEFGGLKLRNAHHLSTPSVVSGLPGAYDRIKERQRKLQMLRQAVDEPNLTHHRHHSDYSSSSESPSVTSSDPDYRQGKKTSDAKRFGSQLGLASEHDSLSLTSHNAQRHRLYEGTTDEGLEGTELLLQKQEEEVQRLQAHLANRLSRANLYSLDDALAAPHTSLLELRDPLYTSSMPLRRAKLFRGPEFVKMASEPSVALNVSSSIMKRKCEEVQRKVGVVLLNGQKLDLTCDIKASCKDALDMVIAHVGLVERHLFGLAYMTDNEYFFVNPDVKLSKVAPETWKKKPDVPFNLFLRIKFFVDDINLIQHAMTRHQYYLQLRKDILEERLRCDMENALLLASLGLQAEYGDYQPEIHGKTYFRVEHYLPVSVLDKIDQTTIKEELPKLHSNYFGAPESDAEFEFLKMSQRLTEYGVHFHRVLPEKRSQTGIMLGVYTKGVLIFEVLNGNRTPVLIFPWRETKKISFTKKKICLQNASDGIKHVFQTDSSNTCQYLLQLCSDHYKFHLQMRAQQSQQELKDIANSPLTGLQCPTERPPAVSRTLSSGSLAPALSTHSNPEHLKRISNSEVALNKASSSSILIQDHLNFPGLQPTKGAAKPRAISRSLHNLGQTLEAPVQGATEARSAALMRILHGQLASSDMDSLSQQTNTPAWSHLESKRESDSSSIEDAGQAYVMGVSMHNSSGLPSTPTSANDSLKKRVNALPSPERQITFVNLKKDDKYGLGFQVVAEENSGPTDMGTIISSVMPGGPADVNGYLKPGDRLIAVNDLNLEGLSHATAIEVLQNALDDVMLVVSQPKESLCKEKTESLLAALKSTQQKMEVPSTDHTSTVRFSAPTSCRQPSPTLPTQLNSQPAQDMTSTIPTFMLPVSSQVQNCLERANTAPESKDSSLEPPPPALPPKTRKTKLLEAPKLSEYFSGDSDMDEESQSKTQEKQKVTKDYHREQLNGNASGVSSLRPGELFDIELSKKDSSLGISVTVLFGKGGVNTTIQHGGIYVKAILPQGAAELDGRIHRGDRVVAVNGKSLEGASHQQAVDVLRDTGQTVNLLLERGYPPTEKVHVPITPQCTPLHSSNNSLRELSKNKLTSRKLKEKLEYSFLTPDNVFDVRLVKNASGLGFSFSREEYLAEDAPLSSMVRVKKLFPGQPAAESGRINVGDVIMRVNQTPLKGLSQHEVISALRGTGQEVMLRLCRLERGVLPEMESSILTPNPSPLKDLLPPPKPDLLRTKSCPEPDDKKSQSSVEEALERLRLKSNGSFEDPQEASILKNSSSVENLLDRLQVKSSGRRNSYSDSTDGDEEVEEAFSPSALENSGQTWERSVYQTPSGSLGLGSHNNSGQLEESVNSGFYSPHVAMTRLEQSKRNQESSLRLESSQSAPSPDPLPPPLPMPLNLSMPTNGPEMDELVPEVELKVSLIKSEKGSLGFTLTKGSDHGCYIHDIVQDPAKSDGRLRPGDRMIKVNQTDVSNMGHTEVVDLVRAEPRLVKLVVGRVLDGPKPYIDAHLLPDICFGDTNKPLGLVLDGGRDSAYGLVFVKDVLAGSAVFEEGSLRPLDLIHYINGVPTQDLTLGESARLLELSRGNLSLKATRDGEPVFPGKSVSSLNTNMGSNVSSNINGFLTADDPMETEFFTALSSLEEEVMKMELEKPQSGGLGFSVIGGERGIFVKSITAGGVAEASGQLQVGDRLLKVNEETMTGVSHTKAVTTIRKAKGLVRLMVSRPPDQNPNTYLDYLPINDKCNGIADLSEDSGVKTKLCSPHNLAKSGCPPLPPPDYDEGSHHPEREHSAELSEDTDYDGSSLPDDSPESSRKVEWIEENVDAPSNENYLQMSAGQPEEDDVITWGSDEMPNENRNAGPIITEDELTSLPLVEVIPDGQYTDVKLNGIVRMMKGLLDQKVPQQEFENLQNLQPLDDCLVGQTKENKRKNRYKNIVPFDTTRVVLGTNGGYINANHIKMPVKDEDFTYIACQGPLPTTMGDFWQMVLEQKSNVVAMMTQEIEGGKVKCQRYWPDSPGTTEMVDERLQIKLLKDQYLDHFVIRLMEVKDVTTDETQLVTHLNYTGWPDHGTPSQPEQLLTFISYMRHAHRSGPIITHCSAGIGRSGTLICIDVVLGLISKDADFDISDVVRNMRLQRKGMVQTEDQYIFCYRVIHYVLECLQDEKNISG; from the exons ATGCACGTGTCACTGGCAGAAGCCTTGGAGGTCCGAGGAGGTCCGCTCCAGGAGGAGGAGGTTTGGGCGGTGCTGAGCCAGAGCGCCGAGAGTCTCCAGGAACTCTTTCACAAAG ACCCCTCAGCGATGGGTTTTATCATTTCCCCATGGTCGCTCCTGCTCATGCCCTCAGGCAACATCTCCTTCACCGATGAGTATCTGACCCAACAGGACCTAAGAGCCTTCACAGCCCCCGAAGTCCTCGAGGGGAACACCCTGACGTCTGTTTCTGACATCGAGAAg ATGCACATGTACTCTTTGGGGATGACCCTCTTCTGGGGAGCAGACTACGAAATACCCCAAAGCCAG CCCATGAAGTTGGGGGAACACCTAAACAGCCTCCTCCTCAACATGTGCGACGATGTCACGTTGAGTCGAATGTCGCTGCGCACGGTGCTGGACATCTGCAGCAAACACATCCGAAACTCCAGCTGTGATCCTCCCTTCTCTTATGTTCGAAAGCTGGTTCGCTTGGTCCTCGGCAGTCTTTCCCAG CTGGATGGTCTGCTGACTGACAGAGAGTCTCTTCCTGAGCGGAGTAAAGAAATACGGGAAAGGCTAAGAGGGAAAGGATTACCATCAG GAAGGAGTGCTGCCCCCAGGGTGCTGGAGCGCTATCGTGCCAGGTCTCAGGAACAGAGCTCTCTCAACCGGGGTCTCAGTCGCTCCATGGGGTCCCTGTCAGTGCATGACACCAGGCAAGAGGATGAAGGGGCCGCCCTCCAGTTTCCCCAGTTTGACTATCATCCCGACTCTGAATTCCCCGGGGAAATGGGCCCCACACTCGTCTCTTTCGATCACCAGCACTCCTACCCTTACCTGCACCCCCTTCACCCCCAGCAAAAGGGCCGACCGGTCGAACTGGACCGCAGGTCTTTGCCCTTTCACAGCGCAGACCTGAGAGTGGCGCAGACTAGAAAGTCCTGGGCTTCGTCCGTGGACTTGGCCTGCATCGACCCCGAGGCCCTTCGCTTCGGAGCCTTGGAGGATGCACGTCGAGGCAGCAGCGCGTTAAGTACGCAGACTATCGGCAGGATCAAATCGGCATTCGGCACATCTAAAGAGAGGGACTCTCGCTATTTTGAGTTTGGTGGACTGAAGTTGCGGAACGCCCATCACCTCTCTACCCCGTCGGTAGTTTCAGGCTTGCCCGGTGCTTATGACCGGATCAAGGAGCGACAAAGGAAGCTGCAGATGTTACGGCAGGCGGTGGATG AACCGAATCTCACCCACCACAGGCACCACAGTGATTACAGTTCCTCCAGTGAAAGCCCCTCAGTTACGTCCTCTGACCCTGACTACAGGCAAG GGAAGAAAACGTCTGACGCGAAACGATTTGGCTCTCAGCTAGGACTCGCTTCGGAGCACGATTCCCTGTCCCTCACCAGCCATAACGCCCAGAGGCACAG GCTATATGAAGGAACAACGGATGAAGGTCTGGAAGGAACCGAGCTTCTCCTACAGAAGCAAGAGGAGGAAGTGCAGCGTCTGCAGGCTCACCTGGCCAACAGGTTGTCCCGGGCCAATTTGTACTCCTTGGATGATGCCTTGGCTGCTCCTCACACGTCCTTGTTGGAACTCCGGGACCCTCTGTACACGTCTTCAATGCCACTGCGTAGAGCTAAG CTGTTTCGTGGGCCAGAATTTGTGAAGATGGCCAGTGAGCCCAGTGTTGCACTCAACGTTTCCTCTTCCATAATG AAGCGGAAGTGTGAGGAAGTACAGAGGAAGGTGGGTGTCGTGCTGCTGAACGGCCAGAAGTTGGATCTGACCTGTGATATCAAGGCCTCGTGTAAAGACGCTTTGGATATGGTGATCGCCCACGTGGGCCTGGTAGAACGCCATCTCTTTGGCCTGGCCTACATGACAG ATAACGAGTATTTCTTTGTTAATCCTGATGTCAAGCTGTCCAAAGTTGCGCCTGAGACTTGGAAGAAGAAACCTGACGTGCCTTTTAACCTTTTCCTGCGCATCAAGTTTTTTGTCGATGACATCAACCTAATTCA ACACGCGATGACTAGACATCAGTACTATCTACAGCTGAGGAAAGACATTTTGGAGGAGAGGCTACGCTGCGACATGGAAAATGCCCTTCTGTTGGCCTCGCTGGGGCTTCAGGCGGAATACGGTGACTATCAACCTGAG ATCCACGGAAAGACATATTTTCGAGTGGAACACTATCTGCCTGTGTCAGTTTTGGACAAGATAGACCAGACGACAATCAAGGAAGAGCTGCCAAAACTTCACAGCAACTACTTTGGAGCACCTGAGTCGGATGCAGAGTTTGAATTTCTCAAG atGAGCCAGAGGCTGACCGAGTACGGAGTTCATTTCCACCGCGTTCTTCCAGAGAAGAGGTCGCAGACGGGAATCATGCTGGGTGTATACACCAAGGGAGTCCTTATTTTTGAAGTCCTAAATGGAAACCGAACCCCAGTGCTTATATTCCCCTGGAGGGAGACCAAAAAGATTTCCTTCACA AAAAAGAAGATATGCCTTCAAAACGCATCTGACGGAATCAAGCACGTGTTCCAGACGGACAGCAGCAACACGTGTCAGTATCTGCTCCAGCTCTGCTCTGACCATTACAAATTTCACCTGCAGATGAGAGCCCAACAAAGCCAGCAGGAACTCAAGGACATTG CAAACAGCCCCTTAACTGGATTGCAGTGCCCCACTGAACGTCCACCCGCAGTGAGCAGAACATTGAGTTCAGGCAGCCTGGCCCCCGCTCTGTCCACACACTCCAACCCAGAGCACTTGAAGAGAATCTCTAATTCCGAGGTGGCCCTCAACAAGGCATCGTCTAGTTCCATTTTGATTCAGGACCACCTTAACTTTCCCGGACTCCAACCGACAAAGGGGGCTGCTAAACCTCGGGCTATCAGCCGCTCCCTGCACAATCTTGGGCAGACACTGGAAGCCCCCGTGCAGGGTGCGACGGAAGCTCGTAGCGCAGCACTGATGCGGATTCTACACGGTCAGCTCGCCAGTTCAGACATGGATTCGCTCTCTCAACAGACCAACAC TCCAGCTTGGAGTCATTTGGAGTCCAAAAGAGAATCGGACTCTTCTTCTATCGAAGATGCAGGCCAGGCTTATGTGATGG gGGTTAGTATGCACAATTCTTCAGGACTACCCTCCACTCCAACATCTGCTAACG atTCCCTCAAGAAAAGAGTGAACGCTTTGCCATCTCCTGAGAGacaaatcacatttgtaaatctGAAGAAAGATGATAAATATGGCCTcg gtttCCAGGTGGTAGCTGAGGAGAACTCTGGTCCCACTGATATGGGGACCATCATCAGTTCTGTCATGCCCGGGGGTCCTGCTGATGTTAATGGTTATCTGAAACCTG GTGATCGCCTGATTGCTGTCAATGACCTGAACCTGGAAGGACTTTCCCATGCCACTGCCATCGAAGTACTTCAGAATGCTCTGGATGATGTCATGCTAGTGGTGTCACAGCCTAAAGAGAGTCTCTGTAAAG AAAAGACCGAGTCTTTGTTAGCGGCATTAAAGTCCACTCAACAAAAAATGGAAGTTCCTTCAACGGATCACACATCAACAGTGAGATTTAGCGCTCCGACTTCCTGTCGCCAGCCTTCACCCACCTTGCCCACCCAGTTGAATTCTCAACCCGCACAAGACATGACGAGCACCATTCCAACATTCATGCTGCCAGTATCGAGCCAAGTCCAAAACTGCCTCGAAAGGGCAAATACCGCGCCAGAGTCCAAAGATTCCTCCCTGGAACCTCCTCCGCCGGCGTTGCCCCCCAAAACCCGGAAGACAAAACTCTTAGAAGCTCCAAAGCTTTCCGAGTATTTCAGTGGGGATTCTGACATGGATGAGGAAAGTCAGTCTAAAACTCaagagaaacaaaaggtcactaAG GACTACCACAGGGAACAATTAAATGGTAATGCCTCAGGCGTCAGTAGCCTCCGGCCTGGAGAGTTATTTGACATTGAGCTGTCCAAAAAGGACAGCAGCCTGGGCATAAGTGTCACGGTACTGTTCGGCAAG GGAGGGGTCAACACAACCATTCAGCATGGCGGAATTTACGTGAAGGCCATTCTTCCGCAAGGAGCTGCAGAGCTTGATGGAAGGATACATAGAG GGGACCGCGTAGTTGCGGTCAACGGAAAATCTCTCGAGGGTGCCTCTCATCAGCAAGCGGTTGACGTTCTTAGAGACACGGGACAA ACGGTGAATTTGTTGTTGGAGAGGGGTTACCCACCCACAGAAAAGGTTCATGTACCCATCACCCCTCAGTGCACACCGCTCCACTCCAGTAATAACAGCTTGAGGGAATTGAGCAAGAATAAACTGACATCAAGGAAGCTCAAAGAAAAACTGGAGTACAGCTTTTTGACGCCGG aCAACGTATTTGACGTGCGCCTGGTGAAGAACGCCTCGGGACTGGGCTTCAGCTTCAGTCGGGAGGAGTACCTGGCAGAGGATGCTCCGCTTTCCAGTATGGTACGTGTAAAAAAGCTGTTCCCCGGTCAGCCGGCTGCCGAGAGCGGTCGCATCAACGTGGGCGACGTCATCATGCGCGTTAATCAAACCCCCCTCAAAGGACTTTCGCAGCAC GAGGTCATCTCAGCCTTGCGAGGGACGGGACAAGAAGTAATGTTACGTCTCTGTAGACTAGAAAGGGGCGTTCTTCCAGAGATGGAATCCTCAATTTTG ACACCCAATCCATCTCCTCTCAAAGACCTTCTTCCACCACCCAAGCCTGATCTGCTAAGAACCAAATCTTGTCCTGAACCGGATGACAAGAAGAGTCAGAGTAGCGTGGAAGAAGCCTTGGAGAGACTGCGGCTCAAATCCAACGGCAGCTTCGAAGACCCGCAGGAGGCGTCGATTCTTAAGAACTCCAGCAGCGTAGAAAACCTGCTGGACAGACTGCAAGTCAAAAGCTCCGGCAGACGCAACAGCTACAGCGACAGCACGGACGGTGacgaggaggtggaggaggcgTTTAGCCCGAGCGCCTTGGAGAACAGCGGGCAGACGTGGGAGCGCAGCGTCTACCAGACCCCCAGTGGGAGCCTGGGACTCGGATCCCACAACAACAGCGGTCAGTTGGAGGAAAGCGTCAACTCTGGCTTCTACTCGCCACACGTGGCCATGACAAGACTGGAACAAAGCAAGAG GAATCAAGAATCTTCACTCCGCCTGGAATCCTCCCAGTCAGCACCAAGTCCAGACCCCCTTCCTCCCCCTCTGCCCATGCCTTTAAATCTCTCTATGCCTACAAATGGACCGGAGATGGATGAACTTGTCCCG GAAGTGGAGCTGAAAGTCTCTCTCATAAAGTCAGAAAAGGGCAGCCTGGGTTTCACGCTGACCAAAGGCAGTGATCATGGTTGTTACATCCATGACATTGTTCAGGATCCAGCCAAAAGCGATGGACGCCTCAGACCGGGTGACAGAATGATTAAG GTGAACCAAACGGATGTGAGCAACATGGGCCACACTGAGGTGGTTGACTTGGTGCGTGCAGAACCTCGGCTGGTGAAATTGGTGGTGGGCAGGGTCTTGGATGGACCAAAACCTTACATTGATGCCCACCTGCTTCCAGACATCTGCTTTGGCGACACCAACAAACCACTGG GTTTAGTGTTGGATGGCGGTCGGGACAGCGCGTATGGTCTCGTGTTTGTGAAAGATGTCCTCGCCGGATCGGCGGTCTTTGAAGAAGGCAGCCTAAGACCACTGGACCTCATCCATTACATTAACGGCGTGCCCACCCAGGACCTCACCCTCGGCGAAAGTGCTAGACTGCTGGAGCTTTCTCGCGGCAACCTGTCTCTCAAAGCCACCAG GGACGGTGAACCTGTTTTCCCCGGGAAAAGCGTGTCTTCCCTCAACACCAACATGGGCTCCAACGTATCATCTAACATTAATG GGTTCCTCACAGCAGATGATCCAATGGAGACTGAGTTTTTCACAGCCCTGTCTTCTTTAGAG gaggAGGTGATGAAAATGGAGCTGGAGAAACCGCAATCGGGTGGGCTCGGTTTCTCTGTTATTGGCGGTGAGCGAGGGATCTTCGTCAAATCCATCACGGCGGGCGGAGTGGCCGAGGCTTCGGGCCAACTGCAAGTGGGCGACAGGCTGCTGAAA GTGAACGAGGAGACGATGACGGGCGTCTCGCACACCAAAGCTGTAACCACCATCCGCAAAGCCAAAGGTTTGGTACGCCTCATGGTTTCCAGGCCACCTGATCAGAACCCCAACACCTACCTGGATTACCTGCCCATAAATGATAAGTGCAATGGAATTGCAG ATCTCAGTGAGGATAGCGGTGTGAAGACTAAATTGTGTAGCCCCCATAACCTGGCAAAATCTGGCTGCCCACCCTTACCGCCACCCGACTATGATGAAGGTTCCCACCACCCCGAAAGGGAGCACAGCGCGGAACTCTCCGAGGACACGGACTACGATGGCTCCTCGTTACCTGACGACTCACCCGAG AGTTCCCGTAAAGTTGAATGGATAGAGGAGAATGTGGACGCCCCCAGCAATGAAAA TTATCTTCAAATGAGCGCCGGCCAGCCAGAAGAAGATGATGTCATCACGTGGGGAAGCGATGAGATGCCCAATGAAAACagaaatg CTGGACCCATCATCACCGAGGACGAGCTGACCTCCTTACCGCTAGTAGAAGTGATCCCTGATGGCCAGTACACGGATGTAAAGCTCAATGGCATTGTGCGCATGATGAAGGGACTCTTGGACCAGAAAGTCCCGCAGCAGGAGTTTGAG AATCTTCAAAATCTTCAACCTCTGGACGACTGTTTGGTGGGCCAGACGAAGGAGAACAAGAGGAAGAACCGCTACAAGAACATTGTCCCCT TCGACACGACACGGGTGGTGCTGGGCACAAACGGTGGCTACATCAACGCCAACCACATCAAGATGCCTGTCAAGGACGAGGACTTCACTTACATCGCCTGCCAGGGACCCTTGCCCACCACCATGGGTGATTTCTGGCAGATGGTGTTGGAGCAAAAGTCCAACGTGGTAGCCATGATGACCCAGGAGATCGAAGGCGGAAAGGTCAAGTGCCAGCGCTACTGGCCCGACTCGCCCGGCACCACCGAGATGGTGGACGAGCGCCTGCAGATCAAGCTGCTCAAAGATCAATACCTGGACCATTTTGTCATCCGACTCATGGAGGTCAAAGACGTGACC ACGGACGAGACTCAGCTGGTGACGCACCTGAACTACACGGGCTGGCCCGACCACGGGACGCCGTCGCAGCCCGAGCAGCTGCTCACCTTTATCTCCTACATGAGGCACGCCCACCGTTCGGGCCCCATCATCACTCACTGCAGCGCCGGCATCGGCCGCTCCGGAACGCTCATTTGCATCGACGTGGTTCTCGGCCTCATCAGCAAAGACGCCGAT TTTGACATTTCAGACGTGGTACGAAACATGAGACTTCAGCGAAAGGGAATGGTCCAGACTGAG GACCAGTATATCTTCTGCTACCGGGTTATCCATTACGTGCTGGAATGCCTTCAAGACGAGAAAAACATCTCAGGATAG